From a region of the Corallococcus coralloides DSM 2259 genome:
- a CDS encoding efflux RND transporter permease subunit, producing MFEKLVDFSLKNRAAVVFLTLLTAIWGYFCFRDLTVEAFPDPTDTQVNVITLYPGQPSEEVERQIGLPLERALNGIPGLTRLRNLSMFGLSFVTLSFNDNTDVLFARAQVLERLRDAELPEGLTPSLGPLATPIGEIYRYTLKGAKGDPMKLRTLQDWVVRPGLLRVDGVADVVSYGGLLKEIHIQPDPARLAAFGLTLDDVEDALKDGSENASGGVLERGSEQFVIRSEGLFHSLEDIRDVRVATHEGTPVFLKDVADVNEGWSPRQGVVSRDGDGDVVQGIVLMRRGENPSVVLSRVRDAVTAVNGRLQTDDAQIDPFYDRTDLVNTTLRTVGHNLLEGALLVTLVLFIFLLDLRAAIVVSVLIPLSLLASFIYLKMRGMSANLLSMGAVDFGVIVDGGVVIIESILARMSGHQFEGETPLERIQRATKAVVRPTVFSLLIIIAAYLPIFMLQRVEGRIFAPMANTVVAALLGALVFSVTLIPVLASFVYRKPVKHKESPVLRAADKAYGPVLTWSLKHPVTVVAVCTAGLLFAGALVPRMGSEFLPALNEGSLYLTFTMPSNISLSEGRKLVPRIEGLLRQAPQVDGVLSQLGRPEDGTDAKLTNNLEFFVKLKPPAEWPRSTPRLDDVLEVLQRSVSEVPGMEVSFSQPIGDNVNESISGQQGQLAVKLFGDDLQMLQEYSQKVKRTLSKVDGVADLGIVKSGEVPSIQVTPDRVALARHGMSLGDFQHVFQTAVGGRPLSEFWEGERRFDVVMRLPMSSRDDVEKISRLRVPVEGGVLVPLSELAKVKTGFGRASINRENGRRYIGVRMNVRGRDLGSFVKDAQALVEKEAAPPTGISVEWGGEFESKERAMDRLLTVLPVALVLTLLLLFKAFNSFGRAVVTLLNVPFALMGGVFGLYWAGMPLSVAAAVGFIALIGQAALNGVLVMSAIAERREAGESLDDAILHGSRERLRPVLMTAALAALGLVPACLSNGIGSEMQKPLAIVIVSGTISACALTLVLLPVLFRIFARFTEQVVDRMPAQLLRVVPGAKNLRKTG from the coding sequence ATGTTCGAAAAGCTCGTCGACTTCAGTCTGAAGAACCGCGCGGCGGTGGTGTTCCTCACGCTGCTCACCGCCATCTGGGGGTACTTCTGCTTCCGCGACCTCACCGTGGAAGCCTTCCCGGATCCCACGGACACGCAGGTCAACGTCATCACCCTCTACCCGGGCCAGCCGTCCGAAGAGGTGGAGCGACAGATTGGCCTCCCGCTGGAGCGCGCCCTCAACGGCATCCCGGGCCTGACGCGCCTGCGCAACCTCTCCATGTTCGGCCTGTCGTTCGTGACGCTGAGCTTCAACGACAACACCGACGTGCTCTTCGCCCGGGCCCAGGTGCTGGAGCGCCTGCGTGACGCGGAGCTGCCGGAAGGCCTCACGCCCTCCCTGGGCCCGCTGGCCACGCCCATCGGGGAGATCTACCGCTACACGCTGAAGGGCGCGAAGGGCGACCCCATGAAGCTGCGCACCCTCCAGGACTGGGTGGTGCGGCCGGGCCTCTTGCGAGTGGACGGCGTCGCGGACGTCGTCAGCTACGGAGGCCTCCTCAAGGAGATCCACATCCAGCCAGACCCCGCGAGGCTCGCGGCGTTCGGCCTCACGCTGGACGACGTGGAGGACGCGCTGAAGGACGGCTCGGAGAACGCGAGCGGCGGCGTGCTGGAGCGAGGCTCTGAGCAGTTCGTCATCCGCAGCGAGGGCCTCTTCCACTCGCTGGAAGACATCCGCGACGTGCGGGTGGCCACGCACGAAGGCACGCCCGTGTTCCTCAAGGACGTGGCGGACGTGAACGAAGGCTGGTCCCCGCGCCAGGGCGTGGTCAGCCGCGACGGCGACGGTGACGTGGTGCAGGGCATCGTGCTGATGCGCCGGGGGGAGAACCCCTCCGTCGTGCTCTCCAGAGTCCGTGACGCGGTGACCGCGGTGAACGGCCGACTCCAGACGGACGACGCGCAGATCGACCCGTTCTACGACCGCACGGACCTGGTGAACACGACGTTGCGCACGGTGGGCCACAACCTGCTGGAGGGCGCGCTGCTCGTCACGCTGGTCCTCTTCATCTTCCTCCTGGACCTGCGGGCCGCCATCGTCGTGAGCGTCCTGATTCCCCTCTCGCTGCTGGCGTCGTTCATCTACCTGAAGATGCGCGGCATGTCGGCGAACCTCCTGTCCATGGGCGCGGTGGACTTCGGCGTCATCGTGGACGGAGGCGTGGTCATCATCGAGAGCATCCTGGCGCGCATGTCCGGCCACCAGTTCGAGGGAGAGACCCCGCTCGAACGCATCCAGCGCGCGACGAAGGCGGTGGTGCGCCCCACGGTGTTCTCGCTGCTCATCATCATCGCGGCGTACCTGCCCATCTTCATGTTGCAGCGGGTGGAGGGCCGCATCTTCGCGCCCATGGCGAACACGGTGGTGGCGGCGCTTCTGGGCGCGCTCGTCTTCTCCGTCACGCTCATCCCGGTGCTGGCGTCGTTCGTCTACCGCAAGCCGGTGAAGCACAAGGAATCACCGGTGCTGCGAGCCGCGGACAAGGCCTACGGACCCGTGCTGACCTGGAGCCTCAAGCATCCGGTCACCGTGGTCGCGGTGTGCACGGCGGGCCTGCTCTTCGCGGGAGCGCTCGTCCCGCGCATGGGCAGCGAGTTCCTCCCGGCGCTCAACGAAGGCAGCCTCTACCTGACCTTCACCATGCCCTCGAACATCTCCCTGTCGGAGGGCCGCAAGCTGGTGCCTCGAATCGAAGGCCTGCTGCGCCAGGCGCCGCAGGTGGACGGAGTGCTCAGCCAGCTGGGCCGCCCGGAGGACGGCACCGACGCGAAGCTCACCAACAACCTGGAGTTCTTCGTGAAGCTCAAGCCACCCGCCGAGTGGCCCAGGAGCACGCCCAGACTCGACGACGTGCTGGAGGTCCTCCAGCGCTCCGTGTCGGAGGTCCCGGGCATGGAGGTGAGCTTCAGCCAGCCCATCGGCGACAACGTGAACGAGAGCATCAGCGGCCAGCAGGGCCAGCTCGCGGTGAAGCTCTTCGGCGACGACCTCCAGATGCTCCAGGAGTACTCGCAGAAGGTGAAGCGCACGCTGTCGAAGGTGGACGGCGTCGCGGACCTGGGCATCGTGAAGAGCGGTGAGGTGCCCAGCATCCAGGTGACCCCGGACCGGGTGGCGCTGGCCCGCCACGGCATGTCGCTGGGCGACTTCCAGCACGTCTTCCAGACGGCCGTGGGCGGCCGGCCTCTCAGCGAGTTCTGGGAGGGCGAGCGCCGCTTCGACGTGGTGATGCGCCTGCCCATGTCCAGCCGGGACGACGTGGAGAAGATCTCCCGCCTGCGCGTGCCCGTGGAGGGTGGCGTGCTCGTGCCGCTGAGTGAGCTGGCCAAGGTGAAGACAGGCTTCGGCCGGGCTTCCATCAACCGCGAGAACGGCCGGCGCTACATCGGCGTGCGCATGAACGTGCGAGGCCGGGACCTGGGCTCCTTCGTGAAGGACGCGCAGGCGCTGGTGGAGAAGGAAGCCGCGCCCCCCACGGGAATCAGCGTCGAATGGGGCGGCGAGTTCGAGAGCAAGGAGCGCGCGATGGACCGGCTCCTCACCGTGCTGCCGGTGGCGCTGGTGCTCACGCTGCTCTTGCTCTTCAAGGCGTTCAACTCCTTCGGCCGCGCGGTGGTGACGCTGCTCAACGTGCCCTTCGCGCTGATGGGAGGCGTGTTCGGCCTGTACTGGGCGGGCATGCCGCTGAGCGTGGCGGCGGCGGTGGGCTTCATCGCGCTCATCGGACAGGCGGCGCTCAACGGCGTGCTGGTCATGAGCGCCATCGCGGAGCGGAGGGAAGCCGGAGAATCACTGGACGACGCCATCCTCCACGGCAGCCGCGAACGCCTGCGCCCGGTGTTGATGACCGCCGCGCTGGCGGCCCTGGGCCTGGTGCCGGCGTGCCTGAGCAACGGCATCGGCTCGGAGATGCAGAAGCCCCTGGCCATCGTCATCGTGTCCGGAACCATCTCCGCGTGCGCGCTGACGCTGGTGCTCCTGCCGGTGCTCTTCCGCATCTTCGCCCGCTTCACGGAGCAGGTCGTGGACCGGATGCCCGCACAACTGTTGCGCGTGGTGCCCGGAGCGAAGAACCTCCGCAAGACAGGCTGA
- a CDS encoding efflux RND transporter periplasmic adaptor subunit has product MNTPDTAAAPTSSTTPSRRAPVWIAFAGAGLLGTGVLLYALAPTDSVAESETAISGPTVKGETVHLPDDAPQWHYVQLAVATEGSALTPLPSPARVQFDEARTASVGAPLAGRVEEVRVRPGDRVKQGDDLFSVRSGAFAELVREQRGAEAELAEKRRNADRLKELVALRAAPEKELLAAQTELRQAELSLEAAKAKQGSLRVSSRGENLFWVTAPRSGTVVDLDLVASQEVTPDRDRPLVRLSDLDQVMVVADLQEADALDMSPGQDVTVTTRDGIVRAGKVDRVSEVVDPVRRTVEVRVRVPNNDRRFRPNAFVEVTPTAPEGVKRVRVPDSAVVTDGARSVVFVARDSNRLERVAVTPGRRRDGEVELRGGLASGDRFVARGALLLENQIELAD; this is encoded by the coding sequence ATGAACACCCCCGACACCGCCGCCGCTCCGACGTCCAGCACCACTCCATCCCGCCGAGCCCCGGTCTGGATTGCCTTCGCCGGAGCGGGCCTGCTGGGCACCGGCGTGCTGCTCTACGCGCTGGCCCCCACGGACTCCGTCGCGGAGAGCGAGACCGCCATCAGCGGGCCCACCGTGAAGGGCGAGACGGTGCACCTGCCGGACGACGCGCCGCAGTGGCACTACGTGCAGCTCGCCGTGGCCACCGAGGGCAGCGCCCTCACCCCACTCCCCTCCCCCGCGCGAGTGCAGTTCGACGAGGCACGCACCGCGTCCGTGGGAGCCCCGCTCGCGGGCCGGGTGGAAGAAGTCCGCGTGCGCCCCGGCGACCGCGTGAAGCAGGGTGACGACCTCTTCAGCGTGCGCTCCGGCGCCTTCGCGGAGCTCGTGCGCGAACAGCGCGGCGCGGAAGCCGAGCTCGCGGAGAAGCGCCGCAACGCGGACCGCCTCAAGGAGCTGGTGGCCCTGCGAGCCGCCCCGGAGAAGGAGCTCCTCGCCGCGCAGACGGAGCTGCGTCAGGCCGAGCTCTCCCTGGAAGCCGCGAAGGCGAAGCAAGGCAGCCTCCGCGTGTCCTCCCGAGGCGAGAACCTCTTCTGGGTGACGGCGCCGCGCTCCGGCACGGTGGTGGACCTGGACCTGGTGGCCAGCCAGGAGGTGACGCCGGACCGGGACAGGCCGCTCGTGCGTCTCTCCGACCTGGATCAAGTGATGGTGGTCGCCGACCTCCAGGAGGCGGACGCGCTGGACATGTCCCCAGGCCAGGACGTCACGGTCACCACGCGAGACGGCATCGTCCGCGCCGGCAAGGTGGACCGCGTCTCCGAAGTGGTGGATCCGGTGCGTCGCACCGTGGAGGTGCGCGTGCGGGTCCCCAACAACGACCGCCGCTTCCGCCCCAACGCCTTCGTGGAGGTGACGCCCACGGCGCCCGAAGGCGTCAAGCGCGTGCGGGTCCCGGACAGCGCGGTGGTGACGGACGGAGCGCGCTCGGTGGTCTTCGTCGCCCGTGACTCGAACCGCCTGGAGCGCGTCGCCGTGACGCCGGGCCGCCGCCGCGACGGAGAGGTGGAGCTGCGCGGAGGCCTCGCCTCTGGAGACCGGTTCGTCGCCCGGGGCGCGCTGCTCCTGGAGAACCAGATCGAGCTGGCGGACTGA
- a CDS encoding TolC family protein, whose protein sequence is MRRFLPALITLLGLTAGAEQLPTSSATLRLSTLPDDDGLAELLWEHSADFADDRARLAASRADHQRTHLLPNPELDVSMNTIPIGATNPPGLRRLDDVPNYVVGVSELVELGKRGPRQDAAKAALSATTLDVHAALRARTYDVLERAAEVATTEVRIAELTKLTEDALKLTDLQRARQRHGDAAGLDVDRSTLEAQSLETSLGEERVKLTDALLACAQLAGIPCEPFGSHERAMSFLQKRLDRAPAPAAIEARPDLRALSAQEDSARSSLTLAQRRWIPDPTVRAGYTRDQFMISGNQKNSLFVGLSIPLPLFDHGQADAHAASASAQAARTARELLTAQASRETDTLNQQLRAVQERRQKLQTQTLPLAEGVVQRLDAAVKAGGAALQDLLLARRTYGELVLHAADLDQTAYRLTIAIARASAAGPRAPDTLINPRS, encoded by the coding sequence TTGCGCCGTTTCCTCCCCGCTCTCATCACCCTGCTCGGTCTCACCGCCGGTGCCGAGCAGCTCCCCACGTCCTCCGCCACGCTGCGGCTCTCCACACTGCCGGACGACGACGGTCTGGCGGAGCTGCTCTGGGAGCACTCCGCGGACTTCGCGGACGACCGCGCCCGCCTCGCGGCGTCGCGAGCAGATCACCAGCGCACGCACCTGCTGCCCAATCCGGAGCTGGACGTGTCGATGAACACCATCCCCATCGGCGCCACGAACCCGCCGGGCCTGCGCCGCCTGGACGACGTGCCCAACTACGTCGTGGGCGTGTCGGAGCTGGTGGAGCTGGGCAAGCGGGGCCCACGTCAGGACGCGGCGAAGGCGGCGCTGTCCGCCACCACGCTGGACGTGCACGCCGCGCTGAGAGCCCGCACGTACGACGTGCTGGAGCGGGCGGCGGAAGTGGCCACCACGGAGGTGCGCATCGCGGAGCTGACGAAGCTCACCGAGGACGCGCTGAAGCTCACGGACCTGCAACGCGCCCGGCAGCGGCACGGCGACGCCGCGGGCCTGGACGTGGACCGCTCCACGCTGGAGGCGCAGTCGCTGGAGACGTCGTTGGGAGAGGAGCGCGTGAAGCTCACGGACGCGCTGCTCGCCTGCGCGCAGCTCGCGGGCATCCCGTGTGAGCCGTTCGGAAGTCACGAGCGGGCGATGTCCTTCCTCCAGAAGAGGCTCGACCGGGCGCCCGCCCCCGCCGCCATCGAAGCAAGGCCGGACCTGCGGGCCCTGAGCGCGCAGGAGGACTCCGCGCGGTCGTCACTGACGCTGGCGCAGCGCCGCTGGATTCCGGATCCGACGGTGCGAGCTGGCTACACGCGAGACCAGTTCATGATCTCCGGCAACCAGAAGAACTCCCTCTTCGTGGGCCTGTCGATTCCGCTCCCCCTCTTCGACCACGGTCAGGCGGACGCGCACGCCGCCAGCGCGAGCGCCCAAGCCGCGAGGACCGCGAGAGAGCTGCTCACGGCCCAGGCCTCGCGGGAGACGGACACGCTGAACCAGCAACTGCGAGCCGTGCAGGAGCGCCGCCAGAAGCTCCAAACCCAGACGCTGCCGCTGGCCGAAGGCGTGGTGCAGCGCCTGGACGCGGCGGTGAAGGCAGGAGGCGCGGCGTTGCAGGACCTGCTCCTCGCGCGCCGGACCTACGGAGAGCTGGTGTTGCACGCGGCCGACCTGGATCAGACCGCCTACCGCCTGACCATCGCCATCGCTCGGGCCAGCGCCGCCGGTCCGCGCGCACCGGACACGCTGATCAACCCCCGCTCCTGA
- a CDS encoding sigma-54-dependent transcriptional regulator, producing MSLPVLLVDDDRAFSTVAAVALQREGFSLTVAHSLHEARASLAKATPVLLVLDRRLPDGDGLAFLPELKAHAPGVAVVMVTAHGDIASAVDAVRAGAADYLAKPVELADLVLRARRAVDASRLRDRLETAEAELSGRRRLVPPTSAAMQRVFAMLERIAASPRSPVLLLGETGVGKEQLARHLHALASKDGGAPFVHINCAALPEQTVESELFGHEKGAFTDARTARRGLVEVAHGGVLFLDEVGELPLPLQAKLLTFLDSGRFRRLGGTTEQTSTARIVAATNRDLPKQMSGGNFREDLWFRLGVFRIDIPPLRKRREDILPLAEGMLADLGRELGRRDVSLGAKARARLGAYAFPGNVRELRNILERALVLEPGPELELEVLGGTPSVSAAVKVEAPGTVPPEAFSVTEPVPMEDLEQAYVRWVLERLGGRRMEAAKALGLSYPTFLKRLGDT from the coding sequence ATGAGCCTCCCCGTCCTCCTGGTGGATGACGACCGCGCCTTCTCGACCGTCGCGGCGGTGGCGCTGCAACGCGAGGGCTTCAGCCTCACGGTGGCGCACTCGCTGCACGAAGCCCGCGCGTCGCTGGCGAAGGCCACGCCCGTGCTGTTGGTGCTGGACCGCCGCCTGCCGGATGGAGACGGCCTCGCGTTCCTGCCGGAGCTGAAGGCGCACGCGCCCGGCGTGGCGGTGGTGATGGTGACGGCGCACGGGGACATCGCCAGCGCGGTGGACGCGGTGCGAGCGGGCGCGGCGGACTACCTGGCCAAGCCCGTGGAGCTGGCGGACCTGGTGCTGCGCGCGCGCCGGGCCGTGGACGCGAGCCGCCTGAGGGACCGCCTGGAGACGGCGGAGGCGGAGCTGTCCGGCCGCCGCCGGCTGGTGCCCCCCACGTCCGCCGCGATGCAGCGGGTGTTCGCGATGCTGGAGCGCATCGCCGCATCGCCGCGAAGCCCGGTGCTGCTCTTGGGCGAGACGGGCGTGGGCAAGGAGCAGCTCGCGCGGCACCTGCATGCGCTCGCGTCGAAGGACGGGGGCGCGCCCTTCGTGCACATCAACTGCGCGGCGCTGCCCGAGCAGACGGTGGAGAGCGAGCTCTTCGGCCACGAGAAGGGCGCCTTCACGGACGCGCGCACCGCGAGGCGCGGGCTGGTGGAGGTGGCCCACGGCGGCGTGCTCTTCCTGGATGAAGTGGGCGAGCTGCCTCTGCCGCTCCAGGCGAAGCTGCTGACGTTCCTGGACTCGGGGCGCTTCCGCCGGCTGGGCGGCACCACGGAGCAGACGAGCACCGCGCGCATCGTGGCCGCCACCAACCGGGACCTGCCCAAGCAGATGTCGGGCGGCAACTTCCGCGAGGACCTCTGGTTCCGCCTGGGCGTGTTCCGCATCGACATCCCCCCGCTGCGCAAGCGGCGCGAGGACATCCTCCCGCTGGCGGAAGGGATGCTCGCGGACCTGGGCCGCGAGCTGGGCCGGCGCGACGTCAGTCTGGGAGCGAAGGCCCGCGCGAGGCTTGGGGCCTATGCGTTCCCGGGCAATGTGCGCGAGCTGCGCAACATCCTGGAGCGGGCGCTGGTGCTGGAGCCCGGACCGGAGCTGGAGCTGGAGGTGCTGGGCGGCACGCCCTCCGTGAGTGCCGCGGTGAAGGTGGAGGCACCGGGCACCGTACCGCCGGAAGCCTTCAGCGTGACGGAGCCCGTGCCCATGGAGGACCTGGAGCAGGCGTACGTGCGCTGGGTCCTGGAGCGGCTGGGCGGCCGTCGCATGGAGGCGGCGAAGGCGCTCGGGTTGTCCTATCCGACCTTCCTCAAGCGCCTGGGCGACACCTGA
- a CDS encoding sensor histidine kinase, whose amino-acid sequence MPPSSAPETSAAPSGRPGLAQAERQFVRSVVAGLVLLGAVAVAGPLLSYRSDVAGARAEFQSRMTREARVYAEALGLHLKLLQTELLRVSEGVGPDVKRELPTEDLQDLTTPHAGLFHAGVMVLDAQGKLRWSDPPLDEAQAQDGFATRPWFQQVLARQTSVVDAIAPGASLFVVAVPVVRAGQTTAVLAGLLDTGTALPGGRPLSNDLELLVLNASGDLFLPSAPPSWANVSRASGELRDFIREGVRPPSLDAMPETFLTATPVPGTGLHLVLAADETALLSGLRDRFLVQLLVLALLQVGTLVLFTVHWRRVYGLFREVESRSARQEKMAALGSAASLIAHEVKNSLNGLKAATGLVSPEGEGGLVVRTLHGQIDRLAHLATSLLNFGKPPVVRRVDVNLSQLVRDVVEGLRSLPEAGEVRVDVDVPPDAAPLSCDPLLLTTALDNLVRNAMEATVAAKDLGKVTEPQVRVRARLDADAAVVTVEDNGGGPPPDVEGHLFEPFHTSKPKGIGLGLAMTRQALEHQGGQLTFERLPDGSRFLLHLPRVPRP is encoded by the coding sequence GTGCCACCAAGCTCAGCGCCTGAGACGTCAGCCGCGCCTTCGGGCCGGCCCGGGCTCGCCCAGGCGGAGCGGCAGTTCGTCCGCTCCGTCGTCGCGGGCCTGGTGTTGTTGGGCGCGGTCGCCGTCGCGGGGCCGCTGCTCTCCTACCGCAGTGACGTCGCCGGAGCCCGTGCGGAGTTCCAGTCCCGCATGACGCGCGAGGCCCGCGTCTACGCGGAGGCGCTGGGCCTGCACCTGAAGCTGCTCCAGACGGAGCTGCTGCGCGTGTCGGAGGGCGTGGGCCCGGACGTGAAGCGCGAGCTGCCCACGGAAGACCTCCAGGACCTCACCACGCCCCACGCGGGCCTCTTCCACGCGGGCGTGATGGTGCTGGACGCGCAGGGCAAGCTGCGCTGGAGCGACCCGCCGCTCGACGAGGCGCAGGCCCAGGACGGCTTCGCCACGCGCCCCTGGTTCCAGCAGGTGCTCGCGCGCCAGACGTCGGTGGTGGACGCCATCGCGCCGGGCGCGTCCCTCTTCGTCGTCGCGGTGCCGGTGGTGCGCGCGGGCCAGACGACCGCGGTGCTCGCGGGCCTGCTGGACACAGGGACGGCGCTGCCGGGCGGACGGCCCCTGAGCAACGACCTGGAGCTGCTCGTCCTCAACGCCTCCGGCGACCTCTTCCTGCCGAGCGCGCCGCCCTCATGGGCCAACGTGTCGCGAGCATCCGGGGAGCTGCGTGACTTCATCCGCGAGGGCGTCCGGCCCCCGTCGCTGGACGCGATGCCGGAGACCTTCCTCACCGCCACGCCCGTGCCCGGCACGGGGCTGCACCTGGTGCTCGCCGCGGATGAGACCGCGCTCCTGTCCGGGCTGCGCGACCGCTTCCTCGTGCAGCTGCTGGTGCTGGCGCTGCTCCAGGTGGGCACGCTGGTGCTCTTCACCGTCCACTGGCGCCGCGTCTACGGCCTGTTCCGCGAGGTCGAATCGCGCTCCGCCCGGCAGGAGAAGATGGCCGCGCTGGGCAGCGCCGCCAGCCTCATCGCGCACGAGGTGAAGAACTCCCTCAACGGCCTCAAGGCGGCCACCGGCCTCGTCTCGCCTGAAGGTGAGGGCGGGCTCGTGGTGCGCACGCTGCACGGCCAGATTGACCGGCTGGCGCACCTGGCCACGTCGCTGCTCAACTTCGGCAAGCCGCCCGTCGTGCGCCGCGTGGACGTGAACCTGTCCCAGCTGGTGCGTGACGTGGTGGAGGGCCTGCGCTCACTGCCGGAGGCGGGCGAGGTGCGCGTGGACGTGGACGTGCCCCCGGACGCGGCGCCCCTGTCGTGCGACCCGCTGCTCCTCACCACCGCGCTGGACAACCTGGTGCGCAACGCGATGGAGGCCACGGTGGCGGCCAAGGACCTGGGCAAGGTGACCGAGCCCCAGGTGCGCGTGCGCGCCCGCCTGGACGCGGACGCGGCGGTGGTCACGGTGGAGGACAACGGGGGCGGACCGCCGCCGGACGTGGAGGGACACCTCTTCGAGCCCTTCCACACCTCCAAGCCCAAGGGCATCGGCCTGGGGCTGGCCATGACGCGCCAGGCGCTGGAACATCAGGGCGGACAGCTCACCTTCGAGCGCCTTCCCGACGGCAGCCGCTTCCTCCTCCACCTTCCCCGAGTGCCCCGGCCATGA
- the purF gene encoding amidophosphoribosyltransferase, translating to MCGIFGIVGHGEASNLTYLGLHALQHRGQESAGIVASDGNTLRAHRQMGLVADIFTAPVIEGLPGKAAIGHVRYSTAGGSGIKNAQPLFVNYAGGQFSIAHNGNLVNAVELKAELEAEGALFQSDADTEVVMHLLARSKQPTFEARLVEALRRVEGAYSILLLTEDKLIAVRDPNGFRPLVLGKMKEGAYVLASETTALDLIEAEIVRELEPGELVVIENGVLRSSMPFKPAPRLGRCIFEHVYFAKPDSVLFGSSVYEVRKRLGMQLAREQPAEADLVIAVPDSGVPAAIGFSQASGIPYDVGLIRSHYVGRTFIEPQQSIRHFGVKLKLSAVRQVLKGKRVVVVDDSIVRGTTSRKIVKMLKAAGAVEVHLRISSPPTQWPCYYGIDTPSRTELIAASHTTEEIAKYVTADSLGYLSLEGLGTAVEDPKRSTYCTACFSGQYLTDKLSQSAGATKLSA from the coding sequence ATGTGCGGCATCTTCGGAATCGTGGGTCACGGAGAGGCGTCCAACCTGACGTACCTGGGGTTGCACGCCCTGCAGCACCGCGGACAGGAGTCCGCCGGCATCGTCGCGTCCGACGGGAACACCCTGCGCGCGCACCGGCAGATGGGCCTGGTCGCCGACATCTTCACCGCGCCGGTGATTGAAGGGCTCCCCGGCAAGGCAGCCATCGGCCACGTGCGCTACAGCACGGCGGGTGGCAGTGGCATCAAGAACGCCCAGCCGCTGTTCGTGAACTACGCGGGCGGCCAGTTCTCCATCGCGCACAACGGCAACCTCGTGAACGCGGTGGAGCTCAAGGCGGAGCTGGAGGCGGAGGGCGCGCTGTTCCAGTCGGACGCGGACACGGAGGTGGTGATGCACCTCCTCGCCCGCTCCAAGCAGCCCACCTTCGAGGCGCGCCTCGTGGAGGCGCTGCGCCGGGTGGAGGGCGCGTACAGCATCCTGCTCCTCACCGAGGACAAGCTCATCGCGGTGCGCGACCCCAACGGCTTCCGGCCGCTGGTGCTGGGCAAGATGAAGGAAGGCGCGTACGTGCTCGCCAGCGAGACGACGGCGCTGGACCTCATCGAAGCGGAGATCGTGCGCGAGCTGGAGCCCGGCGAGCTGGTCGTCATCGAGAACGGCGTGCTGCGCTCCAGCATGCCCTTCAAGCCCGCGCCCCGGCTGGGCCGCTGCATCTTCGAGCACGTCTACTTCGCCAAGCCGGACTCGGTGCTCTTCGGCAGCAGCGTGTACGAGGTGCGCAAGCGCCTGGGCATGCAGCTGGCGCGCGAGCAGCCCGCGGAGGCGGACCTGGTCATCGCGGTGCCGGACTCCGGCGTGCCCGCGGCCATCGGCTTCTCGCAGGCGAGCGGCATCCCCTACGACGTGGGCCTCATCCGCAGCCACTACGTGGGCCGCACCTTCATCGAGCCGCAGCAGTCCATCCGCCACTTCGGCGTGAAGCTGAAGCTGTCCGCCGTGCGCCAGGTGCTCAAGGGCAAGCGCGTGGTGGTGGTGGATGACTCCATCGTGCGCGGCACCACCAGCCGCAAGATCGTGAAGATGCTCAAGGCCGCGGGCGCCGTGGAGGTGCACCTGCGCATCTCGTCGCCGCCCACGCAGTGGCCCTGCTACTACGGCATCGACACGCCCAGCCGCACGGAGCTCATCGCGGCCAGCCACACCACGGAAGAAATCGCGAAGTACGTGACGGCCGACTCCCTGGGCTACCTGTCGCTGGAGGGCCTGGGCACCGCGGTGGAGGACCCGAAGCGGAGCACCTACTGCACCGCGTGCTTCTCCGGGCAGTACCTCACCGACAAGCTGTCCCAGAGCGCGGGTGCCACCAAGCTCAGCGCCTGA